Proteins encoded by one window of Glycine soja cultivar W05 chromosome 15, ASM419377v2, whole genome shotgun sequence:
- the LOC114387057 gene encoding plasma membrane-associated cation-binding protein 1-like, whose translation MGYWKSKVLPKIKKVFEKNSTKKAAAAEATKSFDESKEEYNKAFEEKKTELQTKVVEIYEASSTEIKSLVKEPKEAGLKKNSTEVQKFLEELVKIDFPGSKAASEASSKFGPALASGSVFFVFEKVSTFIVTEEKDVEAPPGVETKTEEETSSVVKEREIVVEEEKKKEKKEEEKPQVIETSDEKKVEEKPAETSAKGEEKPAEEAAAVVEQAEPPKP comes from the exons ATGGGTTATTGGAAGTCTAAGGTTCTTCCCAAGATCAAGAAGGTTTTTGAGAAGAATAGCACCAAGAAAGCTGCTGCTGCTGAGGCCACCAAGTCCTTTGATGAGTCAAAG GAGGAATACAACAAAGCCTTTGAAGAAAAGAAGACTGAACTTCAAACTAAAGTAGTTGAAATATACGAGGCTTCATCAACTGAAATCAAA AGTTTGGTTAAAGAACCCAAGGAAGCTGGTTTGAAGAAGAACTCCACAGAAGTCCAGAAGTTCCTAGAAGAGCTTGTTAAAATTG ATTTTCCGGGATCAAAGGCAGCATCTGAAGCATCTTCAAAGTTTGGACCAGCCTTGGCTTCAGGCTCAGTTTTCTTTGTGTTTGAGAAGGTGTCAACTTTCATTGTTACAGAAGAGAAAGATGTTGAAGCCCCTCCTGGAGTAGAAACTAaaacagaagaagaaacaagtagTGTTGTCAAAGAGAGGGAGATAGTGgttgaagaagagaaaaagaaagaaaaaaaggaagaggaaAAACCACAAGTAATAGAGACAAGTGATGAGAAAAAGGTGGAAGAAAAACCAGCTGAGACTTCTGCAAAAGGGGAAGAGAAACCTGCTGAAGAAGCTGCTGCAGTAGTTGAGCAAGCAGAACCACCAAAGCCTTGA